TCAGGGCCACGCGCGAAGCGTCGGAGGACGAACTGGTGGCGCTGGCGCTGCCGCGTCTTGAACAGCTGCTGGCCGAAGGCGTGACGGCCATAGAGATCAAGTCGGGCTACGGACTGGCCCTGGAGCACGAGCGCAAGCAGCTGCGTGCCGCACGGCGTCTGGGCGAGCTGTGTGCCGTGACCGTGCGCACCACCTTTTTAGGGGCTCATGCGCTGCCGCCCGAGTATGCGGGCCGCAGCCAGGAATACACCGATCTGGTCTGCCAGGTCATGCTGCCGGCGCTGGCCGCCGAAGGCCTGATCGATGCCGTCGATGTGTTCTGTGAACGCATCGCCTTCTCGCTGGCCGAGACCGAGCAGGTCTTCGAGGCGGCCAAGGCATTGGGCCTGCCCGTCAAGCTGCATGCCGAGCAGCTGTCGAATATGGAGGGAGCAGCCCTCGCGGCCCGCTATGGCGCGCTGTCCTGCGACCACATCGAGCACCTGTCCGAACACGGCATCACCGAGATGAAGAAGGCCGGTACCGTGGCCGTGCTGCTGCCCGGGGCCTTCTATACGCTGCGCGACACCAAAGTGCCGCCCATCGAAGGTTTAAGAGCTGCCAAGGTCCCGATGGCCGTTTCTACCGATCACAATCCGGGTACCTCCCCGTGCTTGAGCTTGCTGCTCATGGCCAATATGGCTTGCACGCTGTTCCGTCTGACGGTTCCCGAGGCTCTGGCCGGCATCACCCGGCACGCCGCGCAGGCTCTGGGCCTGCAGGACGAGCAAGGCCTGATTGCCGTGGGCCGTCCCGCCAATTTCGTGCTCTGGCCCGTGCAGCGGGCTGCAGAGCTGGCCTACTGGTTCGGCAGCAAGCCTGACTGTACGGTGGTGCGCCAGGGCCGGATTGCGCAGCAAGCCAAAGCCTGAAAGCGGGGTGCGCGAAAGGTTGCTGATGTCTCACGAACAATTTCTCAATGAACTGATTTCCACCCTGGGCGCCGATGTGGCGCTGCGCGGCACGGACACGCCGCAGCGTAGCCGCACCGACTGGAGCGGCACGCCGCCCCGGCAGCCGCTGGCGCTGGTGCGCCCACGCACCACGGAGGAAGTCAGCACCGTCATGCGTCTGTGCAGCGCCCACAGGATTGCGGTGGTTCCGCAGGGTGGGCTGACCGGGCTGGCCGGTGCAGCGGTCCCTACGGAGGGCGCCGTCGCGCTGTCGCTGGACCGCATGAACCGCATCGAGGACATCGATGCCCAGACCGGACTGATGCAGGTGCAGGCCGGCGTCACCCTGCAAGCCGTGCAGGAGGCTGCCGTCGATGTCGGCATGGTGTTCGGCGTGGATCTCGGCGCTCGTGGCAGCTGCCAGATCGGCGGCAATGTCTCCACCAACGCGGGCGGCAACGGCGTGCTGCAGCACGGCATGATGCGCGAGCAGGTGCTGGGCCTAGAGGTGGTGCTGGCCGACGGCACGGTGCTGCCCATGCT
This region of Comamonas thiooxydans genomic DNA includes:
- the hutI gene encoding imidazolonepropionase, whose translation is MAQANPHPAVSADGCWHNLRLAPELYVSEVADIPEGTLACIVVQQGRMVWVGPQDAMPAQYQALPRHDGAGRLATPGLIDCHTHLVYGGERANEFAMRLAGASYEEVARAGGGIVSSVRATREASEDELVALALPRLEQLLAEGVTAIEIKSGYGLALEHERKQLRAARRLGELCAVTVRTTFLGAHALPPEYAGRSQEYTDLVCQVMLPALAAEGLIDAVDVFCERIAFSLAETEQVFEAAKALGLPVKLHAEQLSNMEGAALAARYGALSCDHIEHLSEHGITEMKKAGTVAVLLPGAFYTLRDTKVPPIEGLRAAKVPMAVSTDHNPGTSPCLSLLLMANMACTLFRLTVPEALAGITRHAAQALGLQDEQGLIAVGRPANFVLWPVQRAAELAYWFGSKPDCTVVRQGRIAQQAKA